The genomic DNA TGCGAAACTATACGATATAAAAAAAGAGGAGAGGGAAGATAGAATCAACAAACTTTTGGAGATGATGGGTCTGAATGAGGCTCGGAACAGGCTGGTGAAAACCTATTCTGGAGGAATGATCAGAAAGCTGGAAGTTGCACAGGTGATGGTTCATGATCCTCAAATAGTCTATCTTGACGAGCCAACAGTGGGCCTTGATCCAAAAAGCAGGAAGATGATATGGGACCAGATTGAGGAAATCAGAAAAATGTACAATACCACATTTATTCTTACCACGCATTATATGGATGAAGCAGACGTAATGTGCGACCGAGTGGGAATAATAAATGGCGGAAAGATAATGGTTATTGGCTCTCCAGACAGCCTCAAAAAAAGCATTGGCGACAATTTTCTAAAAATAAGTTTGTCTGAGCCAGTGCATGAACTGGAAATATCTGGAGCGGTGGTGAACGGATCTGAAATAGAAATACCAGTCAAGAATGTAGATTATGACGTGCCTTTAATACTTAAAAAACTGTACGATCAAAATGTGCATATTGAATCGATGCATACCAGAGAAAACACTCTCGATGACGTATTTTTGATGTACACCGGTGGCAGAATTGAAGAGTCT from Thermoplasmata archaeon includes the following:
- a CDS encoding ATP-binding cassette domain-containing protein produces the protein MEAKLDMEEIINVSNLVKVYNKKIKAVDDISFSVKEGEIFGLLGPNGAGKTTILKILATLIQPTAGSVKILDYDIIKDEQNIRDIIGYVPQDLSADSALTGYENLLISAKLYDIKKEEREDRINKLLEMMGLNEARNRLVKTYSGGMIRKLEVAQVMVHDPQIVYLDEPTVGLDPKSRKMIWDQIEEIRKMYNTTFILTTHYMDEADVMCDRVGIINGGKIMVIGSPDSLKKSIGDNFLKISLSEPVHELEISGAVVNGSEIEIPVKNVDYDVPLILKKLYDQNVHIESMHTRENTLDDVFLMYTGGRIEESHQWRDTKNVRRIARRLA